Proteins encoded within one genomic window of Pyramidobacter piscolens W5455:
- a CDS encoding M20 metallopeptidase family protein — MNRIPIEDEIVALRRDLHRHPELSGQETRTAGIVAAELERLGLKVIRAPERGNSLLGVLDTGRPGRTLALRADMDALPLQENACNLKGLKAFVSEIDGAAHMCGHDFHTAGMLAAARRLSAMKERLRGQLIFCFESGEEMGLGDDARALLAELKPVDAVFGVHVQAAFPCGTVAVIDGSCTTGCETFAVKVRGKSAHGATPHLGLDPINCAAQILCGANAIVSRRVNAREAAVLTVCNFHGGSTWNRIPDECRMEGSLRFFSEQVGRDLHALLEQTAAGIAMADGCTAEVHWRNWCPPSVNDAALAALARAAAEKTGAEAIAGEPWMASETFARYREICPEVLAFVGCANPDKGCGAPQHSDRFDADEDCLPVSAALTAQFAQDFLGGQKGAAMPRPEICFAQ; from the coding sequence CGTGGCGCTGCGGCGCGACCTGCACCGCCATCCCGAGCTGAGCGGGCAGGAAACGCGCACGGCGGGCATCGTCGCCGCCGAGCTGGAGCGCCTGGGGCTGAAGGTGATCCGCGCGCCGGAACGGGGCAACAGCCTGCTGGGCGTGCTCGACACGGGACGTCCGGGCAGGACGCTGGCGCTGCGCGCCGACATGGACGCGCTGCCGCTGCAGGAAAACGCCTGCAACCTGAAAGGCCTCAAGGCGTTCGTCTCCGAAATCGACGGCGCGGCGCACATGTGCGGCCACGACTTCCACACCGCGGGCATGCTGGCGGCGGCGCGGCGGCTGAGCGCCATGAAGGAGCGGCTGCGGGGACAGCTGATCTTCTGCTTCGAGTCCGGCGAGGAGATGGGCCTGGGCGACGACGCGCGCGCCCTGCTGGCGGAACTGAAACCGGTCGACGCGGTCTTCGGCGTTCACGTGCAGGCCGCCTTTCCCTGCGGCACGGTGGCGGTGATCGACGGATCCTGCACGACGGGCTGCGAGACGTTCGCCGTGAAGGTGCGGGGCAAGAGCGCGCACGGCGCCACGCCGCACCTCGGCCTCGACCCGATCAACTGCGCCGCGCAGATCCTCTGCGGCGCCAACGCCATCGTCTCGCGCCGCGTCAACGCCCGCGAGGCGGCGGTGCTGACGGTGTGCAACTTTCACGGCGGCTCGACGTGGAACCGCATTCCCGACGAATGCCGCATGGAAGGCAGCCTGCGCTTTTTCAGCGAGCAGGTGGGGCGCGACCTGCACGCGCTGCTCGAACAGACGGCGGCCGGGATCGCCATGGCCGACGGCTGCACGGCCGAAGTACACTGGCGCAACTGGTGCCCGCCCTCGGTCAACGACGCGGCGCTGGCGGCGCTCGCCCGCGCGGCGGCGGAAAAAACCGGCGCCGAAGCGATCGCCGGCGAACCGTGGATGGCTTCCGAGACCTTCGCGCGCTACCGTGAGATCTGCCCCGAAGTGTTGGCTTTCGTGGGCTGCGCCAATCCCGACAAAGGCTGCGGCGCGCCGCAGCACAGCGACCGGTTCGACGCCGACGAAGACTGTCTGCCCGTCAGCGCCGCGCTGACGGCGCAGTTCGCGCAGGATTTCCTGGGCGGGCAAAAGGGGGCGGCAATGCCGCGTCCTGAAATTTGCTTCGCCCAGTGA